The stretch of DNA GGCCATGGGATTGAAGCTTCCTTAGCTTTTTGTCCACATGCAAATGCCCAtgtctttgctttgctttctgtcTTCAGGTGTTCAGGAGGTCCTTCTGTCGCCTGTCTGCCTACAGATTGATTTGGTTCTTTGCAGCAGTGATGCCATGCAGGGCGAAAGGTAAAAAGATACCCAGTTCCCCTGCATGGGGTCCAGGGAGCACAATTTCTGGAGGAGAGACATCTGGCTAGTGTTGTTTGTGCTGTGCTAGTTCGTTTGTCTGCATGAATTATTTAAACATGTAATTTGCTTGGAGGAATGGGAGTGTTTCTGCTTTCCACATTTTTGGTTTCGAAATGGAAAAAGACTTTGAATATGTAGAAACTGTTTCTAAGGATAAAACCAGACGTGAAGAAATTCTTTCTAAATTAAGATGTTTTTCACCTATCAAAACAAATGAGttctaaatgttatttaaatataatttcctaTGTTTATAAAGATATGGAAACACTTTGGGAGTCTGAATGAATATACCCTTCGTAGAAGGTAATCTGGTAGTAAGCCTTTAAACTGGGCATACCCCTCCTTTGCAGAAGactgtggaaaataatgaaattattacaTAGGTTCACAGTCTATATAAAGTCTATATAAAGCATATGCCTGTGCTCTCCACTTATTCGTTGAGTTCCCTACTTGTGCCAGACCTTTCTCCTCTGTTCCATGGGAAAGCATCCCCTCACCTTGCTGACCTTCTGTCACCTTCCACGTGCTGTTGCTTTCTAATCAGCCTTCACAGTTGGAGACAGGGCAGGCTTCTCACCATCCATAGCACAGGCTTTACCAATGGACCAGAGGGCTTTAAATGGCATTCCATAGAAGCATCAAAGAACTGTAGACTTTCCattaaattatttcttccatAGTTAAATACAAAAATCACCTAAGAGGTTGAAACTCTAACTTGGGTTTCTCTTCTACTCTCCATTCTAAAAGCAGCAATTTCTTCAAATCTCTTCTCTGCAAAATCTCAACAAACTTTCAGAAAACCCCAACAACAGGTATAGCCTCCAGAAGTTTTCACATCTACCAAGAGTGTACATCCCTAAAACAATACTTCTACAGTACTCCTGGGTTCCAATTTGTGTCTGTTGCTATACCTACCTTGTCATCCTTACCTTAACATTTTTGAAGGGCCACTGAGAGGAtagtgcttcttcttctttttttttttttttttgctaattatGGTAGCCAACATGTTCTCTCtgttactcatttaaaaaaacaaacaaacagattttggtgtttttttattAAGTCTACATGTTGTCTACCATTTCATTAATTTGTGCTTTTATCCATATTAATTcacttgtttttaatcttttggggGCCTGGGATGTTTGGATAAATGTGTGTACTCATTTTTCAATCTCTCTTATTTCCTAGTGAAGTTAAGATTAAATATTTCCTTCTGAATATGGCTTTATCAATTTCTATGGATTTTAATACATTCTAGTCTCCTTGTTAGTTATGGCAATTGATTAGTCTTGCTATGATTTCTGGTGTAATTAGAGTTGAAAGAAGTATGTAAATTTCTTGTTTATTGCATTGTGATCAGTGTGCAAGATGATAGGGTAGGAGCTTTTTTTTGCATCCTGTTTCAAGTTCAGTTTGGGGGAATGTTTGTAAAGATTGTGTGTTCTCTTTGGGTAAAagtttataaatacatacatatatacatacacatatcatttttatatgtaatgatttatatataaatattcacttcaaaacttttcatccttatatttgacttttttgttttatctatattttttaatttatggaagtgaaaattctgagaaaactatggaaaattatttttgtagatttaaaatttttcttttcagttctatgGTTTTTTATATGTTTCATTTACGTTGTTAGGCACAGAaaggtttgtgtgtttgtttaaggatttattttatttatttgagagaaagagagagagagaatgtgggtggtaagagggggagagagagagagaatctcaagcagagttcTTGCTGAGTGCAGGGCCTGAcctggagctcaatcccatgaccctgagatcatgacatgagctgaaataaaaagttggatgcttaaccgactgggccaagcaggcgccccaacataaagcttcttttatcattttggaGAATGCATTTTTGTCCCTCACAGTGTTTTTGTCTCccattcttccttttcccttctagTAAGTCTCAAAGTTCTGATGCCGAAACATTCTGGGTCTTtgaatttttctcaattttttccatatctttattCCTCTGGGCCACATTCTGGAATAATCCCATGACCTGTGTTTCCTACTTAGCTAGTTTACCCTTTAGTGATGTCCGTTCTGCTAAGTCAGCCAAATCGTTAAGATTTTGCATTTGTCATTTTCTACAATTCTGATTTCTACTATTTACAATGCTGGCTTCTTTTTACATTTAAGATATCACATTTATTCATGTCAAagtgtttattgatttattattcatttgagttCCTGGGTTTgtagtgtttcttcttctttcattgtGTCAGCTTTCTCAGATGTCTGCCTAGTTATTATTATATGAAGATTTCCCTCTGAATCATCTATCATATCAATATGAGTAGCCAGCACTGTAAGGGGAAGAAGTTACTGTCATACCTTATATTCTGCATGGCATTAAGTAAAAATGTGGGAATGCATAGATCATTATTTGTTTGTCAAAGCCTTCTGGTACTATATAGCCTTCTGAAACACCGTCTGGTATATTTTTCTACCTTAGGTTCCTATATTCACCACTGCTTCCTGGAGGCAGACCCTGCTGTTGCTGCCCCTTCTTTGTAGGGCGTGCATGTGGAATGTATAGGGTAGCTACATCTTCTTCACTTAAACGGATCACTTTGCCAATTGTCCATTGGCCCTTCCTTGCTTCTGTACTTCTAGGCATGAACATTCTTGGTGGTGCTTCCATTCTCTCTGGCAAATTTCATTTCCAACCTCATTTTCATACTTTGAGCTTACAGGGATTCATTGAGGCATTTCTGTCATGAGAAACAGTGACAGaaattgctttctgtttttttactctGTTACTTTGAAAGATTGAGTAAACATATTTGAACTTATATTTCTCTAGCAATATCAGGGATGtaggtaaatattttctttgcatttttatctatcttttctatgtttaactttgaacatgcatttttttaatcagaaaaaatgtgtatttttatgtattaacttttaaaatataaatgttctttTATGATTCCATGATAAAAGTGGTGACCCAAAATGAAAAAAGGCCACTGAACACACCTGCTTCCTTAAGATGCTCTCTGCAAAATTCTGAGGAAGTCTTGATTGTGACATGGCAGAAAATCAAGCCTGTTAGCCCAGAAAACATGGTCACCTTCAGCAAGAACCATGGGGTTGTGGTCCAGCCCGCCTATAAGGACAAGATAAACATCACCGAGCTGGAACTCAAGAACTCAACCATCACGTTCTGGAATACCACCCTGGAGGATGAAGGGTGTTACAAGTGCCTCTTCAATACTTTTGGTTCTGGGAAGATCTCAGGAATAGCCTGCCTCACCCTCTCTGGTGAGAATCTCTGGGAATACATGGTCTCTGGCTAGAAATGTTATTTTCAAGAATGTTCGGGACATGGTGGTAGTGCCTAGTTTTTCAGGGTGCTAACCTCAGAAAGTTTCATGAGAAGACGCTTAGCCTTTCATGTCTGCTATAACTGTGGTTATTGTTATTTGGAAAGCTCACGGGGCTACCCTGAATCTCTGGCTGGAGTTATCTTTGCTCTGAGGAATGGTGTTGTCAGCAAGTGTAAATCAAGGACCATGGTGGGGATAACGGGTTCTTCATAAGTAGTGATATGATTCAGACCTGGCTTTGCCATTAACAGTCATGTGACCCTGGGAGCATCCCATCCACTCTCTGAACCAGAGTTTATCTCTCTGCACAGTAAGTACGTAATCAATCACCTGTAGGGTCGTTAAAGCTCTAACAGTTTTGGATCTAAGGACAGAGCCAGACTGGGCCTCCCCAGAGCCAGTCATTGTGGTCCCTCTCATTTTGTTCCAGCACATTCTCTCGGGTTTGGTAAGGGGACATTCCACAGAGACCCTTCATACCTGATGTCGACTAGGTATTTAACTGGATAACAAGCACTCTTTTAAACCCAAGAGGCTTAGTTTGacataattcttttccttttaactgACACCTAGTTGAGATCAAGAATTGAGAAGTAGCAGTACGGGTAACTTTGGAGCATGGCACACTTGGACGTAGTtttagaagggaaaagagaagttcAGACAGGGTTATCAGGAATGTTAAAGTGAGAGTCTGAGCACACCAAGAATATTGGACACGGAGTAAGAGGAGGAAAAGTAAATGAATGCAAGGGGGGAGGTATggcaacagcaaaaaaaaaaaaaaaatgtttctttcacttatttcGCCTATAATGAGTACTCTCTGCATGATCTTATGCCAGGTTTTCTTCTTGactctatttcttttgttttctttctctctttgtctctttgtctcccttttcccctctgcaccctccctccaatcttccctccttctttcctattcttttttcctccttccttccttccttcctccttccctccctccctgcttccttccctccctcggTCCTCactgttcttcttttccttcttttgtcatttttttcatttccgttactttttcttttcttctttcttcttttttttatcatCTATTTTCTATCCTTCTTCACttataaacttttatatatatagtttttgttgttgttgtttgtttgttttgttactgGAAAACTACACTCCCCTGCGTCTTGCGGATAGTAACCCTGTTCTTTTCCACACCGATCCTTTCCAGCCACACCCTATAGCTTCCGTCTGGAGCTTCCTTTGATGCTCCAGAAAACCCTGCCACCCAGTCTCACCATGTCTCACCATGTCAGCCACACTCCTCTTCCTTCAATTTTATCTGTCTTCCCCTACTGCCCATTGACTTTAGTAATCTGAGTATTCTTTGGAAGAAGCCACAGTCCTCTGGCCCCATTCCTCCAGCCCactgccacccccctcccccacctcttgaACCTCTAAACACAGACCAGGCTTTCCTTTAGCTACTGGCCTTTAATTATCTTGTAGGCTCCAGAGCAACCACAGGAAAGCCATCCTGTGTTTGCTCAGCTGAGATAAACTGTGTATTCAAAGTACACAATGAAAATGAATTCATGGGTCAAGGGACTTTTGGAAAAGGAACAGGGTAAAAGCTGGACTAACATAATATGCTTTTCTTGTAAGCTAGTCATTTTCTCTTAACTCCATCAGGTGTTCTCCAAGGTCCTTTCAACTGTCATTCTGCGATTTTCTTGTTATCAGCAGTGAATTTCCAATTTACATTTTCTGTAGATACTCCAAGCAGGGACTTTCCAAGTCTCCTCCACACATATCATTCCCTGCTCCAGCTCCAAGCAGAGAAAAGCCATCTCTAAGCAGCAGCCCCTCTGTGGGCTCTCAGGTCTGAAACCGCCCTGGGGCTTCTGAGAGGTCAGCCTCCCTCTTTGGCAGTGCTGACAGGTGACCTCTGTCAGACTGTGAGAGGGACACCCAGAAGAAGCCAGAGATGCTGCATTGCCTATGGAAAAGGAGAACAGAATAATTAGGGTCTGGACTATGTGGGAAAGAAGATCCCCTCCACCCCTTCAGCTAATTCCCCTACAGACAAACCGCAGAGAGGATTTTTCATGCTCCAGGTTTGTCCTAGGCCAGTTTCTATCCTGCCGGCTGGAGGATTAGACACAGAATGAACTGAGGAGCCCCAGTTTGGGTCAGGTGTGCCACATCTCACCTCTTGAGCCCCCAGTGTCTTTCTGTAAAGATCTTCTTCTATCCTCTGAAGAGAATGTGGTGCTTAACTGATGGCagaccatctttctttcttttttctattcttttttttttttttttgtcccagtACAGCCCACAGTGTTCCTTCACTATAAATTCTTCGAAGACCACCTGAATATCACTTGCTCCGCCAATGCCCGCCCAGCCCCTGTGATCTCCTGGAAGGTGTCTGGGTCAGGGATTGACAACAGTACTGAGGTTCTCTCCCATCCCAATGGGACCACATCTGTCACGAGCGTCCTCCAGGTCAAAGACCCCAAGAGTcaggtggggaaggaggtggTCTGCCAGGTGCTTCACCTGGGGAACGTGACCAGCGTCACGCAAACTGTGGATAAAGGTAAGAGAAGGCTGTGGGTGGATCTGTGTCCATACAACTGGCAAGTGGTGAATGTTCTACAGAGCCTCTTGGCCGCTTAGCCAAGGAGTTCATAAGGGAGAGAATGGAGTGAGTGGGGAAAGACAAAGAGAGTTGAGGAAACGAGTAGAGCCAGTTTTACTTTGGTAACTGTGGTATGTTGCCCACATGCCACATGCATTTGCTGAGATctatctgtgcatttttttttttttctttccccatgcCACTAACATCTGTTGGTTGCCAGGTTTGGGACTGTTGAAACATGACAGTAAGCAGGACTTTGTCTCTTTGCTCAGAAAGTTTCAATTCTACTGGGAATATCCAGTGGGCAATGATAAAACTATGTGAAATGCTTCAGTTGGAAAGCTGCGGTGCACTCCGGTTCACCCTGGGAGGACTGAGTGGGGATCAGGAAGATTTCTAGATCAGCTCGGTCTAGAGTGATCAGGAAGAtttcctggaagaggtgacatCTAGGAGGAGGGCTCTGCATCATTTACACTGTGGAAGGCCACAGATCTTTTAAGAAAGGGGTCAATCTGAGAATGTTTTCCTCACCCCTTTGAAACAAACTGCCTCCTGACAAGAcccttttttgctttcttgtgTTTCTCTCTAAGCTTCTCGCTCTGGACCTCATGGACGCGAGAAGGAAGGCTTGTGGGTGGGAGATTAAAGAAGTGGCAGTTTTAGGCACTTTGGTAATAGCcacaattttctttctctgtgtggctTTGAAGCACCAGTCATAAGCTTCCTACAAAGGTACTGATGCTTTTTTCttcaaggaaaattttttttttgaagattttatttattcatttgagacagagagataaagacagaaagagcatgagcaggtggagagggagaaggaaagggagaagcagact from Neovison vison isolate M4711 chromosome 6, ASM_NN_V1, whole genome shotgun sequence encodes:
- the LOC122908500 gene encoding OX-2 membrane glycoprotein-like isoform X2, coding for MGKPVFRRSFCRLSAYRLIWFFAAVMPCRAKVVTQNEKRPLNTPASLRCSLQNSEEVLIVTWQKIKPVSPENMVTFSKNHGVVVQPAYKDKINITELELKNSTITFWNTTLEDEGCYKCLFNTFGSGKISGIACLTLSVQPTVFLHYKFFEDHLNITCSANARPAPVISWKVSGSGIDNSTEVLSHPNGTTSVTSVLQVKDPKSQVGKEVVCQVLHLGNVTSVTQTVDKGFWFSVPLLLSIVSLVILLVLISILLYWKRHRNQD
- the LOC122908500 gene encoding OX-2 membrane glycoprotein-like isoform X1, coding for MVTFSKNHGVVVQPAYKDKINITELELKNSTITFWNTTLEDEGCYKCLFNTFGSGKISGIACLTLSVQPTVFLHYKFFEDHLNITCSANARPAPVISWKVSGSGIDNSTEVLSHPNGTTSVTSVLQVKDPKSQVGKEVVCQVLHLGNVTSVTQTVDKGFWFSVPLLLSIVSLVILLVLISILLYWKRHRNQD